TTACAGCAAGTGGCTTCATTTTAGCTGGACACACAATAGAATATTCTCTCAGTGTTGATGGTAATGCAAACCTCCCCACATAGTTACCCATACCTTCCGTATCATCTACTACAGCTGTGGTGAATAACTTTGGACTGTAGAGTTTGAGCAAGGCCAATTTTTCAGGGTTCTGTGGTATGGTTGCAGAGAACAGTAGTTTCTGAAGGTTAGACTGTATAGATGTCGCAGTTACTACAGGTTGAAACGGTATTGGGGAATGTGGAATAGGAATGGAAATATCAAACTTGGGATCTGGAGTTAAGTTAGGAAAAGTGTCATTGGGAGTGAGCCATGTGTGAAGGCTTAATGACTGTCTCTGTTCCTCCTTAGTGTTAATAAATTCAAACAATTTTGTAATCCATTCTTGAAATGACTGATCCAGCAACCTGTCAACTTCATCAATCACTAAAAAGCGGAGATGTCTGAGGCAAAAATGTTTTGTCAAGCTCATGTGATCAACTAAGCGCCCTGGGGTTGCTATGACAACATCAGCTCCACTTGACACAGGTATGGTGGCGTGGTTAACAAGTTCCGCCTCTTCCTTATCTATAGAAGTTTGTCCAGTTATTGTGACGACCTTTAAACCAGTTCCCTTGGCTACATCATTCAAGACTGCCTTAACCTGATTGGCCAGATCTCTGGATGGCACCACAATCAGTCCCCTTACTCGGCACACAACACGATTCATGAGTGCTGTCACAATAGGGATAGCATAGGCTAATGTTTTACCACTCCCGGTTGGTGCATTCACACAAACATCCTGGGGGCGTCTTCCACTAGGATGGCCAAGTAAAGGCCCACAAGATGTTGTCAGTATTTCAGGGATTATATGATACTGGACAGGAAAGAATTTGATAATACCCATTTTCCGTAAGTTCTTCAAGATGACATCAGGAAGGGTAAAAGTGAGCTCAGCCAGAGGAACAGAATTTCCCTTAATATCCACCTCAACAAATGTTGGGTTCTCCATCCATGACGGCAACTTTCTTAGCACTACTGGTTTTTCATGCGGTTTGGTTTTACCACCTAGGACAGGAAAATACTCACTCTCATCACACTCATTTCTTGCACCATCACAATCACGTGATGTGTGAACTGGGTCATGTGAGCCATTAATTACATCACCTATACTATTACCATCGTCGTAATCGTTGGCACTATCTTGGGTTGTCAAGTCGTGAGGTTTATCATTTGAAAAGTTAAAACCGGTTTCATCGTTGCCATTTGGAGGTGAGCCtaattcatcatcatcattagttAGCTGTTTGTTATCTAATTCTTTTCTTCTCTTTTTTCTGTGTTCCTTTTTAGGTAATAACTTGCACTTTTTATGTGAAAGTTTCCTCTCACTGCTCACTTGCTCATCATCACCACACATACTTTCCACGCTGGTATTGGTCATCATCTCTTGTGACTTGCGCTTCTTTGTTCTTGCAGAAGACAGCAACTTGTCAAGCCGTTGTGAAACAACATCCTCTGAAATACGTTTAGTAGTCAGGTAGTCTTGCTCCTCTCCATGGTACCGGTTGATAGTGAACAGTGCCATATCTTGTACCTGTAGGTCAGATAAAAATCTGTATAAGTTTCACATGGAGAATATGCTCTACAGCAGATATTGGAAGCTAGCCTCTGTACATGGGCTCATTGCTTTGATGATTTACTACTAAGACACATAATTTATACATGGATGCAGAGTTTGGGGCTGCACAACGGATTTTTGAAACCAGAAACACTGGACACAGGATGGTTGTGTATAAAGGCTAGTTTCCATACAGCTGAAAACTGCCTACGTCATTGCCTGAAATTATTATGTAACTTGCTGGTATAGCAAGAACTGTGCTTGCTAGAGCCACCACAAAATTTGGGAGAGGCACAACCTTTCTGGTTCTTCTGGAATAACAGGCAGGTCAATTTGTCAATGGTAACAGGCAACTGGAGGCAATGTTCAACACAAACGAACCAAGAATGATGCCTACACGTATACCACACTTTGGCTTGTGTCACTCAAACTACTATAATGCAGCACCATATTGTAACAAATGAAAGTATACCCTTGCTGCCAAGTTTGTTTCCAAGGTTTGCTAAtaaaatatacaaaaatacaGATGTGTAGTCAATTGATTTATCCACCTTGACTATTGTCACAGTACAGGCCACAGAGACTAGTTGCAGGTATTAACTATAGCTAACTTGTGATTAGTCTCAGGAAACAATGCAGGTGGTTTGGAAACCCAGCCTTATGTCTGGTTTAGTGAATGTTGGGAAAATCATGTATATCGCCCAGTGTAAATGCTAAGGATTCTATCATGTCCACTTGCAGGGACACATGGCATCACTGACATGTCTTTAACAACATTATGTAAGACTTCCTTTTGCTCTGTAAGCGTATGGGGCACACATTATGCAAACAAACAGTATCTAGGAATGTCAAAACTTGATTATATACCCATTTGAAAGTAAGGATGTAGTCAGAAAAAGCTAAGGTGAGGAAGCCAACTAACCAAGAGTGgttagtatgactgttctattagagtcactGGAAAGTTGTCTCTTGGATTTGACTAACCTATAtgtcttagccattatcaaagTTAATTTTACAGAAAAGGTTTACATGAAAAGTACGCAATGATATAATTACTTAGtgagaagaaagaaaaaagcatatagaagaaaaaaaaagacttGGTACATTGTGATTACTGAGCAATCACTAAGGCATGGATCACCTGAATGACAAAGTGTTTCACTGACATATGTACTCCACATAGAACACACCATAGATGGGAAACAACACTATTAGCTACAAgcttctcttaacaaactcgGTGAAGCCAAATGATGAACACTTTGGTGCAAAATCTGCTTTGATACATGTAGTAGTTTGTGATATAATCAAAAGATGAAGATGGTTAGATGGATTTTTAGTTTTCATCAGCAAAAAACAGAAAATTAAAATCTTTTTTTTTGACCTAATACTTCATCAGGCCAATAATTAGAGATACAGTGTTCAATATCCTTGCAGTCTCATGTGTGATGTCACATTTTCTCTTCACTGTGGGTACAGTATGAATCCCACACTCATCTTGGTACTACTATCTATCTAAACTGTAGCCACTTGACTTGCATTTCTCTATCACATGCATGAATTAATCAATGTTTTGGAGTGTACCACTGAACAAATGGGTTATAAGACATTTAGTGATAGAAATGTATTAAGTGAATGGCCCAAAACTACTGCAGGTTTGTGAAGTGCTATGTCAAGACGATTATCAGATTCAAACTCTCATTACCATGACAAagacaaggggtagtcactaccacTAATCCGGACCAGGATCAAAgcggtcaagggtaaaaattgCACTTAAAAGTGGCAAACAAGCTAGCTTGAAAACAAAACGAGGATTCATAAAGATCTGCTATTATTGGAGATGTAGCTGGGTAAGGAGAGTTCCACACAATCTTGTATAACATCAATGTCATTTCAGTATGCATGTACGAAATTGATTTTAGACCCAAAGAGTTGAGCATACGCAAGATACTATTTGTCCTTCAGTAGTCTTTAAAAATATAACGAGCTGCTtgttttttaattaaatttatgtacTCTCTTCTGGACAGTGTGTCAGGCCTCTCCAAAGGACTTGTCCACAAGGGgcctgaaacaagctggaaatcTTGTAGGTTGATCATGAAATCTTTACTAGAAATCTCTGGAATCAAAATCTGAAATCTTTAAAATTTCCAGAAATTGTCGGATACACACTAATATTACACGATAATGTAGTCTTGAAATCTTGGGTAAAATCTAAagatttcgaaatctcgtaGGCAATTTTTGCTTGGTTTCGGACCCCTCGCTTGTCCATATCTATACGCAGGGAGTCCTCCCAAACCAATGCATTATATAAAATGGGACTATGTCATGGATACACTTTtttattgttcaaatttcaaatagtttatttacaaatacagcatttcaactaaaactgtgggcagagaaacaaactctgcccaatcctgtgacGACGGAATTGTTGCCATACGGATAAGTGTCCTAATTCAGGTGCCCACGTTTAAAATATATCTTCTACAATATTGTAACAACAAAAAACGTACTGAATTGCAGCAGAGAGATACGAGACACACACGAGGCAGTAATTTccgaaacccacaatacaaAATAAAAAAGTAGAATCACGTGATATGATAACACTGACCTTCGCTCAGTTAACCTTTCTACGCCCTTGAATATTCCCGTGCGACTCATCCCGCTAATCACCTTTTTTAAAATTTACGATTTAGAGGTGATGTGTTCTATCTGAGATAGAGGGGCTTCTGGTTGACGTGAAATTGCAAAATCTCATCCGATTTCATCAAGTAAACAAGAGTTCTCGAGCTACCCTTTTTGCAAAACTGCAGCTTTTGTGACATTGATAAAAATCCGGTAATTGGTGTTAATTGCTGATAATGGATAAGAAGCATACACGGTCGTTATCCGGTGGAAGAGGCAGTGTTAGCGGCGACGAG
The Dysidea avara chromosome 7, odDysAvar1.4, whole genome shotgun sequence genome window above contains:
- the LOC136262371 gene encoding ATP-dependent RNA helicase DDX51-like, encoding MALFTINRYHGEEQDYLTTKRISEDVVSQRLDKLLSSARTKKRKSQEMMTNTSVESMCGDDEQVSSERKLSHKKCKLLPKKEHRKKRRKELDNKQLTNDDDELGSPPNGNDETGFNFSNDKPHDLTTQDSANDYDDGNSIGDVINGSHDPVHTSRDCDGARNECDESEYFPVLGGKTKPHEKPVVLRKLPSWMENPTFVEVDIKGNSVPLAELTFTLPDVILKNLRKMGIIKFFPVQYHIIPEILTTSCGPLLGHPSGRRPQDVCVNAPTGSGKTLAYAIPIVTALMNRVVCRVRGLIVVPSRDLANQVKAVLNDVAKGTGLKVVTITGQTSIDKEEAELVNHATIPVSSGADVVIATPGRLVDHMSLTKHFCLRHLRFLVIDEVDRLLDQSFQEWITKLFEFINTKEEQRQSLSLHTWLTPNDTFPNLTPDPKFDISIPIPHSPIPFQPVVTATSIQSNLQKLLFSATIPQNPEKLALLKLYSPKLFTTAVVDDTEGMGNYVGRFALPSTLREYSIVCPAKMKPLAVIYLIQNEGIKRVLCFTSSKDSTHRLCLLLKHYGLSEVAEYSANLPQKKRKSVLSDFRSGKVDMLVCSDAMSRGMDVDMVSCVINYDVPVYMKTYIHRVGRTARAGEHGTAYTILRPQEVFHFNKMFKQAGRHKPTKQKMADMASMIPQYQSALKELENELATEQQ